In one window of Nicotiana tabacum cultivar K326 chromosome 12, ASM71507v2, whole genome shotgun sequence DNA:
- the LOC107777575 gene encoding VQ motif-containing protein 9: MDNKSCNSSGGDADSTSATSSSSSGNRDMYLKHLNKISHKISKPIRKPPPPPLFDNNQNLQTRPQAQTQHAPPPGPPLQNLQPQPQQQPPVYNINKSDFRDVVQKLTGSPAHERISTPPPIQQPKAPSSRLQRIRPPPLAQITNRPPPFVNASNVVAGGGIGCGGGFVGCQRPVHAQPLSPLPPFPAVHAAAESPISAYMRFLQSSIASGSSGLSPLAPRWINVGPPQQQPPFPPQSFPLPQQQNIPPPPTASSSVLPPFPAFPSSPLPFGCLPSPKSPYGLLSPSLLLSPSGHLGFQQLPLSPTLPVPSPKWKGI, translated from the coding sequence ATGGATAATAAAAGCTGTAATTCATCTGGTGGTGACGCTGATTCTACTTCTGCTACGAGTAGTAGCAGCAGTGGTAATAGAGATATGTATTTGAAACATCTTAACAAAATCTCCCATAAGATTTCTAAACCCATTAGaaaacctcctcctcctcctctttttGACAACAACCAGAATCTTCAGACGCGTCCGCAGGCGCAGACCCAACACGCGCCACCACCGGGACCGCCTCTTCAGAATTTGCAGCCTCAACCGCAGCAACAGCCACCGGTGTATAATATTAACAAGAGTGATTTTAGGGATGTTGTTCAGAAGCTTACTGGTTCCCCTGCTCATGAACGGATTTCTACTCCTCCGCCTATACAACAGCCTAAGGCTCCGAGTTCACGGTTGCAGAGGATCCGTCCTCCGCCGCTTGCTCAGATCACCAACCGGCCTCCTCCCTTCGTGAACGCTTCTAACGTTGTTGCTGGTGGAGGTATTGGATGTGGTGGTGGATTTGTTGGCTGTCAACGACCTGTTCACGCACAGCCGTTATCTCCTCTTCCGCCGTTTCCGGCAGTGCATGCCGCGGCGGAATCGCCTATCTCCGCCTACATGAGGTTTCTACAGAGCTCAATCGCCTCTGGTTCCAGTGGGTTATCACCACTGGCTCCGCGGTGGATCAACGTTGGTCCGCCGCAGCAGCAGCCGCCATTTCCGCCTCAGTCGTTTCCGCTGCCGCAGCAACAGAACATTCCTCCGCCGCCGACCGCGTCTTCTTCCGTTTTACCACCATTTCCGGCTTTTCCGTCATCGCCGCTGCCGTTTGGGTGTTTGCCGTCGCCAAAATCGCCGTACGGTTTGCTATCTCCTAGTCTACTGCTTTCACCGTCCGGTCACCTAGGGTTTCAGCAGCTCCCTCTGTCGCCGACACTTCCTGTGCCAAGCCCAAAATGGAAGGGTATTTGA
- the LOC107777576 gene encoding 14-3-3-like protein C produces MAVAPTAREENVYMAKLAEQAERYEEMVEFMEKVSNSLGSEELTVEERNLLSVAYKNVIGARRASWRIISSIEQKEESRGNEEHVNSIREYRSKIENELSKICDGILKLLDAKLIPSAASGDSKVFYLKMKGDYHRYLAEFKTGAERKEAAESTLTAYKAAQDIATTELAPTHPIRLGLALNFSVFYYEILNSPDRACNLAKQAFDEAIAELDTLGEESYKDSTLIMQLLRDNLTLWTSDMQDDGADEIKEDPKPDEAKN; encoded by the exons ATGGCGGTGGCACCGACGGCGCGTGAGGAGAACGTGTACATGGCAAAGCTTGCAGAGCAAGCTGAGAGGTACGAAGAAATGGTTGAATTCATGGAAAAGGTCTCCAACTCCCTCGGCTCAGAAGAACTCACCGTGGAGGAACGAAACCTCCTCTCCGTCGCGTACAAGAACGTGATCGGAGCGCGTAGGGCATCGTGGCGTATTATCTCATCGATTGAGCAAAAGGAAGAGTCCAGAGGGAACGAGGAACACGTAAACTCTATCCGCGAGTACAGATCTAAGATTGAGAATGAACTCTCTAAGATCTGTGATGGCATTCTGAAATTGCTCGATGCAAAGCTTATCCCTTCTGCAGCATCTGGTGATTCTAAGGTGTTTTACCTGAAAATGAAAGGAGATTACCACCGCTATTTGGCTGAGTTCAAGACCGGTGCTGAACGTAAGGAGGCTGCTGAGAGTACTCTCACTGCCTACAAAGCTGCTCAG GATATTGCAACTACTGAGCTTGCCCCAACACATCCCATCCGACTTGGACTGGCTCTTAACTTCTCTGTGTTTTACTATGAGATCTTGAACTCTCCTGACCGCGCTTGCAATCTTGCTAAACAG GCCTTTGATGAAGCAATTGCTGAGTTGGACACACTGGGCGAGGAGTCTTACAAGGATAGCACTTTGATCATGCAACTTCTTCGTGACAATCTCACTCTCTGGACATCTGATATGCAG GATGATGGGGCTGATGAAATCAAGGAAGATCCCAAACCTGATGaagccaaaaattga